The genomic segment AGAACGCCACCAGCGCCCGCCGCGAGGACGTGGAGGCGCTGCTCGACCGCAACCGCGCCCGCTTCCTCGACCGGCACCGGCAGAGCCTGTTCGCGCAGGGGCCGCAGCCGCGCGGCACCGGCCTCCTCGACCACGATCCCTGGCGCCTGCGGGTGCTCTACGTCGATGATCGGGTACCGCATCTCGATCTCGGCGCCGGCCTGCCGCGGGCCAACGCCATCCTCAATGCCATGGCGGGTCTCGGCTACGCGGTGACGTTCTTCCCGAACTACGAGGCGGATGCGGAGGAGGCGCGGCGCTACCGCGACCTCGATGAGCGCATCGAGATTTCTTACGCCAGCGGCGACGAGGGCTTCGCCCGCCTGATCGCCGAACGGCGCGACCATTACGACGTGCTCTGGGTCAGCCGCCCGCACAACATCCTGTTCGTCACGCAGGCGCTGCACGCCGCCGGGCTCGACCCGCGCAGCTTCGTGCGCTCGAAGGTGATCTTCGATTCCGAGGCCCTGTTCGCTCTGCGTGACTTCGTGACGGAGGCTGCGACCGCGGGCAGCGCGGTGGCCGCCGATCTGGCGTGGCAGGCCGAGCGCGAGACGCGCCTGTTCGGGCTCGCCGACGCGGTGGTCTGCGTCTCCCCGGCCGAGGCACGGGTGCTCGCCCGCTACAGCGCCTGCAACGCCACCGTCCTCGGCCACGCCCTGACCCGACCCGCGGCGCCGACGCCGGGTTTTGCCGGCCGCACGGGCTTCGTCTTCGTCGGCGCGCTCGCCCGCGAAGGGCAGCCCAACGTCGATTCCCTCGACTGGTTTTTCGGAAGCGTCTGGCCGCTCGTGCGGGCGCGGTTGCCGGCGGCGCAGCTCACCATCGTGGGTGGGATCGCTCCGGAGATCCGGGAGCGCTATGCGCGCGAGCCGGGTGTGCAGGTCACCGGCCGAGTGCCGCAGACCGAGCCCTATCTCGATGCGGCCCGCGTGTTCCTGGCGCCGACGCGCTTCGCCGCCGGCATTCCGCACAAGGTCCATGAGGCGGTGGCGCGCGGCCTGCCCTGCGTCGTCACGCCGATCCTCGCCGATCAGGTCGGCTGGGCGGACGGCGCCGGCTTCCTCGTGCGCGACTGGCGCGACCCAAAACCTTTCGCGGAGGCGCTGGTGGCGCTCCACGAGGACGCGGCCTTGTGGGACGCGGTTCGGGAAGAGGGGAGCCGGCACATCGCCGAGGATTGCGACGCCGATTCCTTCGCGGCGGCGATCCGGGCCCTATGCGAGGCGCAGGTCGTCGCATGAGCGCATTTCCCGTCGCCCGCCTCGTCGGCCTTGCCAGCGGGCTCCTGCGCCGCGCCGTGATCGGCCGCGTTCCGAAGCTGTTCGACGCCGCCTATTACCGTGAGCGCAATCCGGGCGTAGCCCGCAGCGGCCTCGACCCGTTCCTGCACTACGCGTGGTTCGGCGCCCGCCGGGACCGGAACCCGAACGCGGATTTCGACACCGCCTTCTACCGCCGGCAGAGCGGCCGGACCCGGCTCGACCCCCCTGCGCCACTACGGGCAGATCGGCGCGGCGCAGGGTCTCGATCCGAGCCCCGGCTTCAGCACCAGCCTCTATCTCGCCCGCTATCCCGACGTGGTCGCGGCGGGGGTCAACCCGCTCCAGCACTTCCGCACCGACGGTCGGGCGGAGGGGCGCGAGGCGGCGCCCTCGCCGATCGAGCCCGACCGCCTGCGGGCGCTCGACGGCGTGGCGGAGGATCACCGCCTCACCCTGCCGGAGGCCGAGGGCGGGCGCTTCGCCCTGACGCTGCTGCGCGACAGCCCGCTCGACCGCACGGCGGATTTCGCGCCGCGCTTCTGCGTCGAACTCTGCGTCGACGGCGTCGAATACGACGCCCTGCTCGATGCGTTCCGCGCCTTCGAGGCGGGGGCGCAGGCCTCGCTTGCCCTGGAGATCGACACGGGCGCCGGCCCGCACCCGCCGATGCCGACGCAGCTCCTCGCGTTCGAGCGCTGCTTCGTCTCCCGCTCCGGCGACGGCCGGGTGCTGCTCCTGCATTATGCTGAGTTGCGAGCCTGGGACCTGCGCCTCAAGCGGCCCGGCGTGGCGGCCGTGTTCCCCGGCGGCCATTTCTCG from the Methylorubrum extorquens genome contains:
- a CDS encoding putative glycosyl transferase (Evidence 3 : Putative function from multiple computational evidences; Product type e : enzyme); translated protein: MSETPAVPLLDTVDPGTGRRAALAEAALIVEAIQRNGVRLAFVPQPDPDVSIVIVARDARHLLALTLYRLCASQGLAGVRFEVVLVDNASAPETRALYPHLDGVTLIENATNTGFGPACNAGAARARGRFILFLNPDVDLLPGALAAMVATFRDHEGTGIVGARLVFPGGVLQESGAGFRDDAQLTHPHGRGNADPFAPEHAATRDVGYVSGAVLMIERALFEALGGFDPLFAPAYFEDTDLCLRCHQAGRRVIVQPRATAIHYENATSARREDVEALLDRNRARFLDRHRQSLFAQGPQPRGTGLLDHDPWRLRVLYVDDRVPHLDLGAGLPRANAILNAMAGLGYAVTFFPNYEADAEEARRYRDLDERIEISYASGDEGFARLIAERRDHYDVLWVSRPHNILFVTQALHAAGLDPRSFVRSKVIFDSEALFALRDFVTEAATAGSAVAADLAWQAERETRLFGLADAVVCVSPAEARVLARYSACNATVLGHALTRPAAPTPGFAGRTGFVFVGALAREGQPNVDSLDWFFGSVWPLVRARLPAAQLTIVGGIAPEIRERYAREPGVQVTGRVPQTEPYLDAARVFLAPTRFAAGIPHKVHEAVARGLPCVVTPILADQVGWADGAGFLVRDWRDPKPFAEALVALHEDAALWDAVREEGSRHIAEDCDADSFAAAIRALCEAQVVA
- a CDS encoding conserved protein of unknown function (Evidence 4 : Unknown function but conserved in other organisms) is translated as MVAAGVNPLQHFRTDGRAEGREAAPSPIEPDRLRALDGVAEDHRLTLPEAEGGRFALTLLRDSPLDRTADFAPRFCVELCVDGVEYDALLDAFRAFEAGAQASLALEIDTGAGPHPPMPTQLLAFERCFVSRSGDGRVLLLHYAELRAWDLRLKRPGVAAVFPGGHFSARLLAKGEGWPAA
- a CDS encoding protein of unknown function (Evidence 5 : Unknown function) encodes the protein MGRGSGRGEPAHRRGLRRRFLRGGDPGPMRGAGRRMSAFPVARLVGLASGLLRRAVIGRVPKLFDAAYYRERNPGVARSGLDPFLHYAWFGARRDRNPNADFDTAFYRRQSGRTRLDPPAPLRADRRGAGSRSEPRLQHQPLSRPLSRRGRGGGQPAPALPHRRSGGGARGGALADRARPPAGARRRGGGSPPHPAGGRGRALRPDAAARQPARPHGGFRAALLRRTLRRRRRIRRPARCVPRLRGGGAGLACPGDRHGRRPAPADADAAPRVRALLRLPLRRRPGAAPALC